The Populus alba chromosome 6, ASM523922v2, whole genome shotgun sequence genome contains a region encoding:
- the LOC118048294 gene encoding uncharacterized protein, whose protein sequence is MEGLIPFVYRAIIQYKNGKEAGPLGSWFSESPSASYMRLPGDSGRFQTSDIRIFGSDYGFSTSSTSSSNMNSSTTQIIVSTGAQSPLNCRLTSRRVAAKYHDQHH, encoded by the coding sequence atggAGGGTCTTATTCCTTTCGTGTATAGGGCTATAATACAATACAAGAACGGAAAAGAAGCTGGACCTCTGGGGTCATGGTTCAGCGAGTCACCTTCAGCTTCGTATATGCGACTCCCTGGCGATTCCGGTAGGTTTCAGACGTCCGATATACGAATCTTTGGATCCGACTATGGCTTCTCTACCTCTTCAACATCCTCATCTAATATGAATTCTTCTACCACTCAAATTATTGTTTCTACTGGAGCTCAATCTCCTCTTAACTGTCGCTTGACTTCTCGCCGTGTCGCTGCAAAATACCATGATCAACACCATTAG